A region of Vibrio tubiashii ATCC 19109 DNA encodes the following proteins:
- a CDS encoding LacI family DNA-binding transcriptional regulator, whose translation MSEPRKRRSTGKVTLADVAKKAGVGSMTVSRALRTPDLVSDKLREKIQQVVDELGYIPNKAAGALASAESYSIALILPSLIDKSCALFLPSFQQTLNKAGYQLILGYSDYSVDQEEKLLSTFLESRPAGVVLFGGEHSKRTHQLLEAANTPVLEIAELTSTAQYLNIGVDHFDIGKSCTKHIIEQGFNNVGFIGARGEHSTLQRKLHGWQSAMIENYLTPDHFLTTHEAPSSQLGAEGLAKLLLRDSTLNALVCSHEEIAIGALFECHRRVLKVPTDIAIICLEGSSMAEHAYPSLTCAEVDYERMGTKAAEKLLHQIKGDRVEAVTDIGFKLTRRASTAIN comes from the coding sequence ATGAGCGAACCGCGAAAACGCAGAAGCACTGGAAAAGTCACGCTTGCCGACGTAGCTAAAAAGGCCGGTGTCGGTTCAATGACCGTTTCGCGAGCATTAAGAACGCCAGATTTGGTGTCTGATAAACTGCGAGAAAAGATTCAACAAGTCGTTGATGAGCTAGGTTATATTCCCAATAAAGCGGCGGGCGCATTGGCCTCAGCTGAGAGCTATTCAATTGCTTTGATCCTGCCTTCATTGATCGATAAGTCTTGTGCCTTGTTTCTACCTAGCTTCCAACAAACCCTAAACAAAGCGGGCTACCAACTGATTCTCGGCTACAGTGACTACTCAGTAGATCAAGAAGAAAAACTGCTTTCAACCTTTCTCGAAAGTCGCCCTGCAGGCGTCGTACTGTTTGGTGGAGAACACAGCAAGCGCACCCACCAGTTGTTAGAAGCAGCAAATACGCCAGTACTTGAGATAGCCGAGCTTACCTCTACCGCACAATATCTGAATATTGGTGTCGATCATTTCGACATCGGGAAGTCCTGTACCAAGCATATTATCGAGCAAGGCTTTAATAATGTTGGCTTTATTGGTGCACGTGGTGAGCATTCAACCCTTCAGCGCAAACTCCATGGTTGGCAAAGCGCGATGATAGAAAACTATCTAACACCGGATCACTTTCTAACCACGCACGAAGCCCCTTCTTCTCAACTTGGAGCCGAAGGTTTGGCTAAGCTATTGCTGCGCGACTCCACTCTCAATGCATTGGTATGTAGCCATGAAGAGATTGCCATCGGCGCTTTATTCGAATGTCACCGCAGAGTGCTCAAAGTTCCAACCGATATTGCGATCATCTGTTTAGAGGGATCTTCAATGGCAGAGCACGCCTACCCGAGCCTAACTTGTGCAGAAGTCGACTACGAGCGAATGGGAACCAAAGCAGCGGAAAAACTACTTCACCAGATCAAAGGCGACCGAGTCGAAGCCGTAACAGATATCGGCTTTAAGCTAACGCGCAGGGCTAGTACTGCGATCAACTAA
- a CDS encoding PTS sugar transporter subunit IIA — MLSELITSDVIRVHAEASDWKDAVQKSCQALLDNGAVEPSYVEAIFRSHQELGPYYVVGPGMAMPHARPEDGVNRLSLAITVIQNGVNFDSEGNDPVKMLVTLAATDSDSHVGAISKLAELFMNEEHVEQICNAQSVDDVLAVIKNY; from the coding sequence ATGCTAAGTGAACTGATTACCTCTGATGTGATTCGAGTCCATGCTGAAGCTAGCGACTGGAAAGACGCTGTTCAAAAATCGTGTCAGGCATTGCTTGATAATGGCGCTGTTGAGCCAAGCTACGTAGAGGCGATTTTTCGCTCGCATCAAGAGCTAGGTCCTTACTATGTCGTTGGCCCTGGTATGGCGATGCCGCATGCAAGACCAGAAGATGGCGTTAATCGTTTATCACTTGCGATCACTGTGATTCAAAACGGCGTTAACTTTGACTCTGAAGGTAATGACCCTGTGAAGATGTTAGTGACGCTAGCGGCAACGGATAGCGATAGCCATGTCGGTGCTATTTCAAAACTGGCTGAGCTGTTTATGAATGAAGAGCATGTAGAGCAAATCTGCAACGCTCAATCTGTCGATGACGTTTTAGCCGTCATCAAGAATTACTAA
- a CDS encoding DUF3726 domain-containing protein has translation MIVSHNELVAAVNKAFLGMRRHCGEADVIANMVADLQMVGLSGVRHFNNASQFLSLDSDCAVSISNQSESSFEVDFHNSSIACQLPAVLDFALEKMVDNKTISITLKQCHNRWLAYSELVRLAAKGIACRAQWVNGSSPQRALYVLNRGCIAPEVYFSESLVNGDDDVHSMLIELSVSDFDVNQSAKGYSIHVDSAELSRAQQASWQEGIFVEDAEWEMLKQAATVFLVENSARSVQGAGELA, from the coding sequence ATGATCGTTTCACACAATGAATTAGTTGCCGCAGTGAATAAGGCATTTTTAGGTATGCGTCGTCATTGTGGTGAAGCGGATGTCATCGCCAATATGGTGGCGGATCTGCAAATGGTGGGGCTTAGTGGCGTGAGGCATTTTAACAATGCCAGTCAGTTTCTCAGCCTAGATTCAGATTGTGCGGTATCGATCTCCAATCAAAGCGAATCGAGTTTCGAGGTTGATTTTCATAACAGCAGTATCGCATGTCAGTTGCCTGCGGTACTCGATTTTGCCTTAGAGAAAATGGTGGATAACAAAACCATCTCAATTACGCTAAAGCAGTGCCACAATCGCTGGTTAGCCTACAGTGAGCTGGTTCGTTTGGCCGCAAAAGGAATCGCCTGTCGTGCGCAATGGGTCAATGGTAGCAGCCCTCAACGTGCCTTGTATGTACTGAACCGTGGTTGCATCGCACCTGAGGTGTATTTTTCCGAAAGCCTTGTAAATGGTGACGATGACGTACATTCAATGCTGATTGAGCTATCGGTTAGCGACTTTGATGTTAACCAAAGTGCGAAAGGTTACTCTATCCATGTTGATAGTGCAGAGTTAAGCCGCGCTCAGCAAGCATCATGGCAAGAAGGTATCTTCGTTGAAGATGCTGAGTGGGAGATGCTCAAACAAGCGGCCACGGTGTTCTTGGTTGAAAACAGTGCCCGTTCAGTTCAAGGAGCAGGCGAGTTAGCCTAG
- a CDS encoding PaaI family thioesterase — protein sequence MPQTVAIQDQIPNNHCYGCGAENPLGLQIKSYWQSENEASCDFVPQKHHCAGPTHFLNGGIISTIIDCHCVCMAIAKGYQLNGQEVGQGEPVWFATGNLNISFFKPVVMDSTVTLKAKIVEAFEKKIVLECELISQGSVCCRAEVIAVKVPNEWFLAEK from the coding sequence ATGCCACAAACCGTTGCGATACAAGATCAGATCCCAAATAACCACTGCTATGGATGCGGAGCAGAGAACCCACTGGGTTTGCAGATCAAGAGCTATTGGCAATCAGAAAATGAGGCAAGTTGCGACTTTGTTCCTCAAAAACACCATTGCGCCGGACCAACTCATTTTCTCAATGGCGGCATAATTTCAACCATCATTGATTGTCATTGTGTCTGTATGGCTATCGCTAAGGGGTATCAACTGAATGGACAGGAAGTCGGGCAAGGGGAGCCTGTTTGGTTTGCCACGGGCAACTTAAACATCTCGTTCTTTAAACCTGTCGTAATGGATTCTACGGTGACTTTGAAAGCGAAAATTGTTGAAGCATTCGAAAAGAAGATAGTGCTTGAATGTGAACTTATCTCGCAAGGCAGCGTTTGTTGCCGAGCAGAGGTGATTGCGGTCAAGGTGCCGAATGAGTGGTTTCTGGCTGAGAAATAA
- a CDS encoding PTS sugar transporter subunit IIB — protein sequence MKIMVVCGHGLGTSLMMEMSIKGIVKELEINAAVDHIDLGSAKGTDCDIFIGTNDITDQLKALDVEPKIVSLDNMVDKVAMKERLSAALQELGAL from the coding sequence ATGAAAATTATGGTTGTTTGTGGACACGGTCTTGGCACGAGCCTAATGATGGAAATGAGCATCAAGGGCATCGTCAAAGAGCTTGAGATTAATGCAGCGGTTGATCACATTGATTTAGGCAGTGCAAAAGGCACAGATTGTGACATCTTTATTGGTACGAACGATATTACTGACCAACTGAAAGCACTCGATGTTGAACCGAAGATCGTCAGCCTAGATAACATGGTTGATAAAGTAGCAATGAAAGAGCGTTTATCTGCGGCTTTACAAGAACTTGGCGCACTATAG
- a CDS encoding PTS ascorbate transporter subunit IIC, whose amino-acid sequence MEFFSFLMNDVLSEPAVLVGLIALIGLIAQKKPVTECIKGTVKTILGFIILGAGAGLVVTSLGDFATIFQQAFGITGVVPNNEAIVSIAQEAFGKEMAMIMFFAMLVNILIARLTPWKFIFLTGHHTLFMSMMVAAILSSSGMSGVPLIALGSLVVGSVMVFFPAIAHRYMKQVTGSDDVAIGHFSTLSYVLAGFIGSKFGNKEHSTEEMNVPKSLLFLRDTPVAISFTMGIIFMVTCIFAGGDFVREVSGGKHWFMFALMQSITFAGGVYVILQGVRMVIAEIVPAFKGISDKLVPNAKPALDCPVVFPYAPNAVLVGFLSSFAAGLLGMFLLYVMGLTVIIPGVVPHFFVGAAAGVFGNATGGRRGAILGAFAQGLLITFLPVFLMPVLGDLGFANTTFSDADFGAVGILLGLIVR is encoded by the coding sequence ATGGAATTCTTTAGTTTCTTAATGAACGATGTCCTATCAGAACCTGCTGTTCTGGTCGGTCTTATCGCTCTTATCGGCCTAATTGCTCAGAAAAAGCCGGTGACTGAATGCATTAAAGGCACAGTAAAAACCATTCTCGGTTTTATCATCTTAGGCGCTGGTGCTGGCTTAGTTGTTACCTCTCTAGGTGACTTTGCGACTATCTTCCAGCAAGCGTTTGGTATTACGGGTGTGGTACCAAACAACGAAGCGATTGTATCGATTGCTCAAGAAGCATTTGGTAAAGAAATGGCGATGATCATGTTCTTTGCGATGCTGGTGAACATTTTGATCGCTCGTCTAACACCATGGAAATTTATCTTCCTGACAGGTCACCACACGTTATTTATGTCGATGATGGTGGCGGCGATCCTCTCTTCAAGCGGAATGAGTGGTGTACCTCTTATTGCATTAGGTTCTTTGGTTGTTGGCTCAGTGATGGTGTTTTTCCCAGCTATCGCGCACCGTTACATGAAGCAAGTGACAGGTTCTGATGATGTGGCGATTGGTCACTTCTCGACACTCTCCTACGTGCTAGCAGGCTTTATTGGCAGCAAGTTTGGTAATAAAGAGCACTCGACAGAAGAGATGAACGTACCAAAGAGCTTGTTGTTCTTACGTGATACGCCAGTCGCTATCTCTTTCACTATGGGCATCATCTTTATGGTGACCTGTATCTTCGCTGGTGGTGATTTTGTTCGCGAAGTGAGTGGTGGTAAACACTGGTTTATGTTTGCGCTGATGCAGTCGATTACGTTTGCTGGTGGAGTTTACGTTATCTTGCAAGGTGTTCGTATGGTTATCGCTGAAATCGTTCCGGCATTTAAAGGTATTTCAGACAAGCTTGTGCCAAACGCTAAACCGGCGCTCGATTGTCCTGTGGTATTCCCATACGCGCCAAATGCTGTACTGGTTGGTTTCTTATCTAGTTTTGCTGCGGGTTTGCTAGGTATGTTCCTACTTTACGTGATGGGCTTAACTGTGATTATTCCGGGTGTGGTACCGCACTTCTTCGTCGGTGCAGCAGCGGGTGTATTTGGTAACGCAACAGGTGGTCGCCGTGGTGCAATCTTAGGTGCTTTTGCTCAAGGTCTACTGATTACCTTCCTACCAGTATTCCTAATGCCAGTGTTGGGCGACCTAGGTTTTGCTAACACAACATTCAGTGACGCAGACTTTGGTGCAGTCGGTATCCTGCTTGGCTTGATTGTTCGTTAA
- a CDS encoding BCCT family transporter produces MSDLTNSMKANPMNVSSGKPQAKHNTTPATENSPDKLGLSNPAFWYSGGFIALFVALALYDGELLSNLVNAGFAWSVQVFGPYWQILLLLTFLIGLGLAAGRTGKVILGGSAKPEMDGFRWMAIIFCTLLAGGGVFWAAAEPIAHYVSPPPLYGAQDNPQQGAVNALSQSFMHWGFLAWAIVGSLTSIVVMHLHYDKGLPLKPRILLYPVIGERALKGHTGALIDACCIIAVAAGTIGPIGFLGLQVSYALNALFDIPDGFTTQLIIILFAIALYTLSALSGLNRGMQMLSRYNVILAIALMIYILLFGPTDFIFNGYIQGVGSMLDNFIPMATYRGDEGWLSWWTVFFWGWFLGYGPMMAIFIARISRGRSIRQIISTISIIAPLTTCFWFTIVGGSGLAFEIAEPGSVSKAFEGFNLPGALLAVTQQLPLPMLVSILFLILTTIFIVTTGDSMTYTISVVISGETEPNAIVRTFWGVAMGVTALILISLGSGGISALQSFIVITAVPVSLILLPSLWNAPQIAMKMAKEQGL; encoded by the coding sequence ATGTCTGATTTAACCAATAGCATGAAAGCGAACCCTATGAACGTGTCATCGGGTAAGCCACAAGCAAAACACAACACTACGCCTGCCACCGAAAACTCACCGGATAAGTTGGGTTTGAGTAACCCTGCCTTTTGGTACAGTGGCGGTTTTATCGCACTTTTCGTTGCACTCGCGCTTTATGATGGTGAGCTGCTATCAAATCTAGTCAATGCTGGCTTTGCGTGGTCTGTGCAGGTCTTTGGACCATACTGGCAAATACTGCTTCTTCTCACCTTTCTTATTGGTCTTGGTCTCGCTGCAGGGCGAACAGGCAAGGTGATTCTTGGTGGTTCGGCCAAACCGGAGATGGATGGTTTTCGCTGGATGGCGATCATCTTCTGTACTCTGCTTGCTGGTGGTGGCGTATTCTGGGCAGCGGCAGAGCCTATCGCTCATTACGTGAGCCCACCGCCATTGTATGGCGCGCAGGATAACCCGCAGCAAGGTGCGGTCAATGCACTATCGCAATCCTTCATGCACTGGGGATTCCTCGCGTGGGCAATTGTTGGCAGCTTAACGTCAATCGTTGTCATGCACCTGCATTACGACAAAGGCCTACCGCTTAAGCCACGCATTTTGCTTTACCCAGTGATTGGTGAGCGTGCCCTTAAAGGCCATACCGGTGCACTGATTGATGCGTGTTGTATTATCGCTGTGGCGGCTGGCACCATTGGACCGATTGGCTTCCTCGGCCTACAGGTTAGCTACGCGTTAAATGCGCTATTTGATATTCCTGATGGTTTTACTACGCAACTTATTATCATTCTGTTTGCGATTGCTCTGTATACCCTATCTGCGTTGAGTGGTCTTAATCGAGGCATGCAAATGCTCAGCCGCTACAACGTGATTCTAGCGATTGCCCTAATGATCTACATCCTACTGTTTGGGCCAACAGACTTTATCTTTAATGGTTACATTCAAGGTGTCGGTAGCATGCTGGATAACTTCATCCCAATGGCGACCTATCGCGGAGATGAAGGTTGGTTGAGTTGGTGGACGGTGTTCTTCTGGGGCTGGTTCCTAGGCTATGGTCCAATGATGGCGATCTTCATTGCTCGAATCTCACGTGGACGCAGCATTCGCCAGATCATTTCGACAATTAGCATCATTGCGCCACTCACAACCTGTTTCTGGTTCACCATTGTTGGTGGTTCAGGTCTGGCGTTTGAAATTGCAGAACCGGGCAGTGTGAGTAAAGCGTTTGAAGGCTTCAACTTACCGGGTGCACTGCTTGCCGTTACGCAGCAACTGCCTCTACCAATGCTTGTCTCGATTTTGTTCCTCATCTTGACCACGATTTTCATTGTTACGACAGGTGACTCGATGACTTACACCATCAGTGTCGTGATCAGTGGTGAAACGGAGCCTAACGCTATCGTTCGTACCTTCTGGGGCGTTGCGATGGGGGTCACTGCGTTGATACTCATCTCACTGGGCTCCGGAGGTATTTCAGCACTGCAATCTTTCATTGTTATCACGGCCGTGCCGGTTTCTCTGATACTGCTGCCTTCGTTATGGAATGCACCTCAGATCGCAATGAAGATGGCCAAGGAGCAAGGGCTTTAA
- a CDS encoding LysR family transcriptional regulator, giving the protein MNLNLEYLAAFVDVYEQGSFAKAASKSSQHASTFSRKISALEDYLGFDLFVRHSRYLESTEQAKALYDHAKAFLTEANLFDTKVSSIFQGHTGNTVIVIDTSVIELGMLESISQLIRAMPSVKVTIKTGDTESVRTALVNGEADMAFALATFSLPAEINGFRYLEFPLTRVATQAYLEQFGYQQGKPLSPSTIRSMTQVVMTPLRNLGVESQVYSHNVINSDSFFIARELARHGAGWSNLPLSMVDADIKSGEIISFDVEDDFHLAWSVELLWSTEKVYDPIREQLIKMLE; this is encoded by the coding sequence ATGAACCTTAACCTTGAGTATTTAGCGGCATTCGTTGACGTATATGAGCAGGGAAGCTTTGCTAAAGCGGCCAGTAAATCCTCTCAACACGCTTCAACATTCAGTAGAAAAATCAGTGCATTAGAAGATTACTTAGGATTTGATTTGTTTGTGAGACATAGCCGATACCTTGAATCTACTGAACAAGCTAAAGCACTCTACGACCATGCAAAAGCCTTTCTTACCGAAGCAAATTTATTTGATACTAAAGTAAGCAGTATTTTCCAAGGTCACACAGGGAACACTGTTATTGTGATAGACACCTCAGTAATAGAATTAGGCATGTTAGAGTCCATTAGCCAATTGATTCGTGCTATGCCCTCTGTGAAAGTCACGATCAAAACAGGCGATACTGAATCCGTGCGTACAGCCCTTGTTAATGGTGAAGCAGATATGGCTTTTGCTCTGGCAACGTTTTCTTTACCCGCAGAGATAAACGGCTTTCGCTATTTGGAGTTTCCGCTAACACGTGTCGCAACCCAAGCTTACTTAGAACAATTCGGCTACCAACAAGGTAAGCCACTCTCACCAAGTACGATACGCAGCATGACTCAAGTAGTGATGACACCACTGCGTAACCTAGGTGTAGAGAGTCAAGTATACAGCCACAACGTTATAAACTCAGACAGCTTCTTTATAGCTAGGGAGCTAGCTCGACATGGAGCTGGATGGAGTAACTTACCCCTTTCAATGGTTGATGCTGACATTAAATCAGGAGAAATCATTTCCTTCGATGTAGAGGATGATTTCCACCTAGCTTGGTCTGTCGAGCTTTTGTGGTCAACCGAAAAGGTTTACGATCCCATTCGTGAACAGCTGATTAAGATGCTTGAATAA
- a CDS encoding membrane dipeptidase, translated as MYQQRIVIDGLQYCNWDREYFQTLKASGITAVHATIVYHENARETLTRFAEWNLRFEQNADLIMPIYSMEDVEKAKQQGKVGVFFGAQNCSPIDDEIGLIEVMRRQGLLIMQLTYNNQSLLATGCYEQNDSGVTRFGKQAIEEMNRVGMIVDMSHSAERSTLEAIDLSSRPICISHANPTFAHDALRNKSNTVLKALTQRGGLLGFSLYPFHLPNGSQCTLDDFCQMVAKTADLFGVDHLGIGSDLCLNQPQQVLEWMRNGRWSKAMDYGEGSASNSGWPDALPWFSGSKGMENIYNGLMRHGFSESEAGQILGDNWFNFLKQGLEPISEQ; from the coding sequence ATGTACCAACAACGGATTGTGATAGATGGATTGCAATACTGCAATTGGGATCGTGAGTATTTCCAAACCCTTAAGGCGAGTGGTATCACTGCTGTTCATGCCACTATCGTCTATCACGAAAATGCACGTGAGACCCTAACTCGCTTTGCCGAATGGAACCTTCGCTTCGAGCAAAACGCAGACCTCATCATGCCAATTTATTCCATGGAAGATGTGGAAAAGGCGAAACAGCAGGGCAAAGTCGGCGTCTTCTTCGGCGCTCAGAATTGCTCGCCTATTGATGACGAAATTGGTCTGATTGAAGTGATGCGTCGCCAAGGTTTGCTCATCATGCAACTGACTTATAACAACCAGAGCTTATTGGCGACAGGTTGTTATGAGCAGAATGACTCAGGCGTTACTCGCTTTGGCAAACAAGCGATCGAAGAGATGAATCGTGTAGGCATGATTGTCGATATGTCTCACAGTGCAGAGCGCTCAACGTTAGAAGCCATCGACCTCTCTTCAAGACCAATCTGCATTAGCCACGCTAACCCGACGTTCGCTCATGATGCATTGCGGAACAAATCCAACACCGTGCTCAAAGCACTAACACAACGTGGCGGCTTACTTGGTTTTAGTTTGTACCCTTTCCATTTGCCAAATGGCAGCCAGTGCACGTTGGATGATTTTTGTCAAATGGTGGCGAAGACGGCTGACCTATTTGGCGTCGACCACTTGGGCATTGGCAGTGATTTGTGTCTTAACCAACCACAGCAAGTTCTGGAGTGGATGCGCAATGGCCGCTGGTCGAAAGCGATGGATTATGGCGAAGGCTCGGCCAGTAACTCGGGCTGGCCAGATGCGCTGCCTTGGTTTAGTGGCAGTAAGGGGATGGAGAACATCTACAACGGATTAATGCGCCATGGATTCAGTGAATCTGAGGCGGGACAAATACTGGGTGATAACTGGTTTAATTTCCTTAAACAAGGACTCGAGCCTATTTCAGAGCAGTAA
- a CDS encoding LysE family translocator encodes MELVSLALLGILIVISPGADFVLVLRNSLNHGRKAGVMSALGISFAIGVHIAYSMLGISYLISQNEWLFNLVRYLGAGYLIYLGLRGLLARSSAPSNAIEPSATKSAWRYLCEGFLCNVLNPKTMLFFLSIFSQVMTNDASSNNNALIYGGYMMLLHGLWFVLVALLFSSNKLQTILSKAKHRLNQLCGAGLLLFGLALGFND; translated from the coding sequence ATGGAGTTAGTAAGTTTAGCGCTATTGGGCATCTTAATCGTGATTAGCCCGGGAGCTGATTTTGTTCTGGTACTTAGAAACAGTCTTAATCATGGCCGTAAAGCGGGAGTCATGAGTGCACTGGGAATCAGTTTTGCCATCGGTGTTCATATTGCTTACTCGATGCTCGGCATTAGTTACCTAATCTCACAAAATGAATGGTTGTTTAATCTGGTTCGATATCTAGGTGCAGGATACTTAATTTACTTAGGATTAAGGGGCCTTTTGGCGCGCTCCTCAGCACCGTCTAATGCAATCGAGCCGAGTGCAACCAAGTCCGCTTGGCGCTATCTATGTGAAGGTTTTCTTTGCAATGTGCTTAATCCTAAAACCATGCTGTTTTTCTTGAGTATTTTCAGTCAGGTAATGACCAATGACGCATCAAGTAACAACAATGCCCTTATCTATGGTGGCTATATGATGCTTCTACACGGCCTGTGGTTTGTACTAGTCGCACTACTCTTCTCCTCTAACAAGCTGCAAACCATACTGAGTAAAGCCAAGCATCGACTTAATCAATTGTGTGGCGCAGGGCTATTACTATTCGGACTAGCACTAGGATTTAATGATTAA
- a CDS encoding LysR family transcriptional regulator, protein MRHLKSFHVFHVAAQCSNYSEAAEQLNITHGAVSKQIKVLENYLDQTLFVKQGRNVRLSQQGELLKTYTEQAFQALETGVAKLETHNQNVLEVSCEPTLTMRWLMPRLSTFNDDFATDVRLSTAGGAINLERSGLSMAIRRDDFAIPHDYQQTPLIEEWVGPVMSPEYWQQVEQDLSAMKLLHSQTRPLAWENWCNELNKPELLANEQQSFAHFYFSLQASVDGLGATIGSYPLVVDDLQRGNLIAPFGFVPSGHSYTLLSKNQPATKLEEQFRLWLLESFKQCKP, encoded by the coding sequence ATGAGGCATCTTAAATCCTTTCATGTTTTTCATGTTGCAGCGCAGTGCTCTAATTACAGCGAGGCTGCAGAGCAACTCAACATTACGCACGGTGCAGTGAGCAAACAGATTAAAGTGCTGGAAAACTACCTCGACCAGACTTTATTTGTGAAGCAAGGAAGAAATGTCCGCTTGAGTCAGCAAGGTGAGCTGCTGAAAACCTACACAGAGCAGGCTTTTCAAGCGCTTGAAACGGGTGTGGCTAAGTTAGAAACACACAATCAAAACGTACTAGAAGTCTCTTGTGAGCCGACACTAACCATGCGTTGGTTAATGCCTAGATTGTCTACGTTTAACGACGACTTCGCTACGGATGTGCGCTTATCAACCGCAGGTGGAGCGATAAATCTGGAGCGATCTGGACTATCCATGGCGATACGACGAGATGACTTTGCTATACCCCATGACTATCAGCAAACTCCTTTAATTGAAGAGTGGGTTGGACCTGTGATGTCACCTGAGTACTGGCAACAAGTAGAACAGGATCTGAGCGCCATGAAACTGCTGCACAGTCAGACACGTCCATTAGCTTGGGAAAATTGGTGTAATGAGCTAAACAAACCGGAACTGCTAGCCAATGAGCAACAGAGTTTTGCTCATTTTTACTTCTCACTTCAAGCCAGTGTTGATGGGTTAGGGGCAACGATAGGCTCTTACCCCTTGGTTGTTGATGACTTGCAACGTGGTAACCTCATCGCCCCGTTTGGTTTTGTACCATCGGGGCATAGCTACACCTTACTCAGCAAAAATCAGCCAGCCACAAAATTGGAAGAGCAGTTTCGACTATGGCTACTGGAATCCTTTAAACAATGTAAACCTTAG
- a CDS encoding sugar O-acetyltransferase, producing the protein MSLEKIQQQMHNGEVYFSHEQVLVDEQTQCLERLYDYNQTRPSEVEKRKQILQDFFAEMGENCYIEPPLRANWGRHTHLGKQVYANFNLTLVDDTTIRIGDYVMIAPNVTITTAGHPIEPSLRKKVGQFNMPVTIGNNVWIGANSVVLPGITIGENSVIGAGSVVTKDIPANVVAVGNPCKVMHEIGEHDKEYYYKQRKFSPEVSAMIEEFTG; encoded by the coding sequence ATGTCACTAGAAAAAATCCAACAACAGATGCACAACGGCGAAGTTTACTTTTCACATGAACAAGTACTGGTGGATGAGCAAACGCAATGTTTGGAGCGTCTTTATGACTACAACCAAACTCGCCCATCAGAAGTCGAAAAACGCAAACAGATCCTACAAGACTTCTTCGCTGAGATGGGAGAGAACTGCTATATAGAGCCGCCACTTCGCGCAAACTGGGGAAGGCATACCCATTTGGGTAAGCAGGTTTATGCCAATTTCAATCTGACTTTAGTAGATGACACCACTATCCGCATTGGTGATTACGTGATGATAGCGCCAAACGTTACGATTACGACCGCAGGTCATCCTATTGAACCCTCTCTAAGGAAAAAAGTGGGGCAGTTCAATATGCCAGTCACTATAGGTAACAACGTCTGGATTGGTGCAAACTCTGTCGTCTTACCGGGTATCACGATCGGTGAGAACAGTGTGATTGGCGCGGGAAGTGTTGTGACCAAAGATATCCCTGCCAACGTTGTTGCAGTTGGCAATCCATGCAAAGTGATGCATGAAATTGGTGAGCACGATAAAGAGTATTACTACAAGCAGCGCAAATTTAGTCCTGAAGTGAGTGCGATGATCGAAGAGTTCACGGGGTAA